A single genomic interval of uncultured Desulfobacter sp. harbors:
- a CDS encoding response regulator encodes MSKETILIVDDEEDILELIKFNLKGEGYNILQAMTGEEAIKIAKQSGPDLMVLDLMLPGIDGLEVTRYLKNNNATMDIPIVMLTAKGEESDIVTGLELGANDYISKPFSPRELTARIRAILRRRQKSAAEEPVRVRQEGDMVIDRARHRVTIEGRIIELTLSEFELLSFLAEKKGWVFTRGQIVDAIHGENYAVTERSIDVIIVGLRKKLGAYSSCIETVRGVGYRFKE; translated from the coding sequence ATGTCCAAAGAGACCATATTGATTGTTGATGATGAAGAAGACATTCTTGAACTGATAAAATTTAATCTCAAGGGCGAGGGCTACAATATACTTCAAGCCATGACCGGGGAAGAGGCCATTAAAATTGCCAAACAGTCCGGCCCGGATCTTATGGTACTGGATCTTATGCTGCCCGGAATTGACGGGCTTGAAGTCACCAGGTATCTAAAAAACAACAACGCCACCATGGATATTCCCATTGTGATGCTTACGGCAAAGGGCGAGGAATCCGACATTGTCACGGGTCTGGAACTGGGAGCCAATGATTACATATCCAAGCCTTTCAGTCCAAGGGAGCTTACTGCCCGGATTCGTGCCATTCTACGTCGCCGCCAGAAAAGTGCCGCCGAAGAGCCGGTCCGTGTCCGTCAGGAAGGAGATATGGTCATTGACCGGGCCAGGCACCGGGTCACCATTGAAGGTAGAATTATTGAACTGACCTTGTCTGAGTTTGAACTGCTCTCCTTTCTGGCAGAGAAAAAGGGCTGGGTGTTCACCCGGGGGCAGATCGTGGATGCCATCCACGGTGAAAATTACGCCGTGACCGAGCGCAGCATTGATGTTATCATCGTAGGCCTGCGTAAGAAATTGGGTGCCTATTCATCTTGTATTGAAACTGTTCGGGGTGTGGGATATCGTTTTAAGGAATAG
- a CDS encoding ATP-binding protein, which translates to MHRKKTKLIWRIFPSFLFIILLSLTVEAWYSISYFKGSFLETTQQELMVRAYLMQDRFARALYVDGLSPQQVDALCKNLGEKIQTRITVILHSGEVIGDSFARVETMENHRARPEIQTALSGEKSVAMRYSSTLDKNMMYIALPIVDTRPDPAVVRTAVSISDIDTKVEAMRNSIALVLVLTTMAAALASLYVSRRITKPVEQMRQGAQAFSKGNLTNQLPSPDTEELSQLAKAMNSMASELNKKIMDVRNRSRELEAVHTSMQEGVIAINDQEQIITINKAAAKIFDFSPETLKTKHVLEVARNYDLQVFIKKALATGEPVEDDIVIDAGDRMVLNIHSTALYDAQDKRMGTLIIFHDITRIRLLETMHKDFAANVSHELKTPLTTIKGFIETLQQMMTDSQSPSAPDSAAQFGRFLGIIEKNVNRMVSLIDDLLALSKLERLKGTDIQFETHSLAGLIQKVVRFCADRAQSRGITMEVHCPDTIDAMVDPTLMEQAVFNLLDNAIKYSGEGTCVTINAELKDENIQIQVKDTGSGIDATHLPKIFNRFYRVDKGRSRDQGGTGLGLAIVKHIVQYHNGHIEVESRRGRGTCFTITIPAGTNV; encoded by the coding sequence ATGCATCGTAAGAAAACAAAGCTGATTTGGCGGATTTTTCCATCATTTCTTTTTATTATTCTTTTGTCCCTGACCGTGGAAGCCTGGTATTCCATTAGTTATTTTAAAGGTTCTTTTCTTGAAACCACCCAACAGGAACTTATGGTCAGGGCATATTTGATGCAGGACCGGTTTGCCCGTGCCCTGTATGTAGATGGCTTGTCGCCACAGCAGGTTGATGCCCTGTGCAAAAATCTGGGAGAAAAAATTCAAACCCGCATTACGGTTATTTTGCATTCAGGTGAAGTCATTGGCGACTCCTTTGCCCGGGTGGAAACCATGGAAAATCACAGGGCACGGCCTGAAATCCAGACAGCACTGTCAGGTGAAAAGAGTGTGGCCATGCGTTACAGTTCCACCCTTGATAAGAACATGATGTATATTGCCCTGCCCATTGTTGACACCCGGCCTGACCCCGCTGTAGTCCGGACGGCTGTCTCCATCTCGGATATTGACACCAAGGTTGAGGCTATGCGCAATTCAATTGCCCTGGTTCTGGTTTTAACCACCATGGCTGCGGCTCTGGCAAGCCTGTATGTTTCACGGCGCATTACCAAGCCCGTGGAGCAAATGCGTCAAGGGGCCCAGGCGTTTTCCAAGGGTAACCTGACCAATCAGCTGCCCTCTCCGGATACCGAAGAGCTTTCCCAACTGGCCAAAGCCATGAATTCCATGGCCTCGGAACTCAATAAAAAGATCATGGATGTCAGAAACCGCAGCCGGGAGCTTGAAGCGGTTCACACCAGTATGCAGGAGGGGGTAATCGCCATAAACGACCAGGAGCAGATTATCACCATAAATAAGGCAGCTGCCAAAATATTTGACTTTTCGCCGGAAACGCTGAAAACAAAGCATGTGCTAGAGGTCGCTAGGAATTATGATTTGCAGGTATTCATTAAGAAAGCCCTTGCCACCGGTGAACCTGTAGAAGATGATATCGTGATTGATGCAGGTGATCGCATGGTGCTCAATATTCACTCCACAGCCTTGTATGACGCCCAGGACAAGCGTATGGGTACCCTGATAATTTTTCATGACATCACCCGGATTCGGCTGCTTGAAACCATGCACAAGGATTTTGCGGCAAATGTTTCCCACGAATTAAAAACCCCTTTGACCACGATCAAAGGGTTCATCGAAACCCTTCAACAGATGATGACAGACAGCCAGAGTCCTTCAGCCCCGGATTCAGCAGCCCAGTTCGGCCGGTTTCTGGGTATCATCGAAAAAAATGTAAACCGCATGGTCAGCCTGATTGATGATCTTCTGGCACTTTCAAAACTGGAGCGCCTTAAAGGGACCGATATCCAGTTTGAGACCCATTCCCTGGCCGGTCTGATCCAAAAGGTCGTCAGGTTCTGCGCGGACCGGGCTCAGTCCCGGGGGATAACCATGGAAGTCCACTGTCCGGATACCATTGACGCTATGGTAGATCCCACGCTCATGGAGCAGGCTGTGTTTAATCTTCTGGATAATGCCATAAAGTACAGCGGTGAGGGGACATGCGTTACCATTAATGCAGAATTAAAAGACGAGAATATACAAATTCAGGTTAAAGATACGGGTTCAGGCATTGATGCGACGCATCTGCCAAAAATATTCAACCGGTTTTACCGGGTGGATAAGGGCCGAAGCCGGGACCAGGGTGGCACAGGGCTGGGGCTGGCCATTGTCAAACATATTGTCCAGTACCATAACGGCCACATTGAGGTGGAAAGCCGGCGGGGGAGGGGGACTTGTTTTACCATCACTATTCCTGCGGGCACTAACGTTTAA
- a CDS encoding amidohydrolase family protein produces MIIDSHTHLFFQAVADDRTPFFDSEPEFKLLYDSPKSKIATVSQLIDTMDRHNVDISILSGFPWRNPEYTKRNNDALLEAVTVHPKRLRGLACFDLSWNGAAKEAERCIDAGLSGVGELAFYLSGIDDRALRLLEPVMDVLKRKGNLPCMIHTNEPLGHSYPGKTPISLEQIDNLARAFSDNKIILAHWGGGIFFYHIMKKQMKERLKNIWYDTAASVFLYGPEIYDMALKAGVLEKVLFGTDYPLLTPDRYYSDIDQSGLTLEQKRMVLGENARALYSGL; encoded by the coding sequence GTGATTATCGACTCCCATACCCATCTTTTTTTCCAGGCCGTTGCAGATGACAGGACCCCGTTCTTTGACAGCGAACCCGAATTCAAGCTTTTATATGATTCCCCAAAGTCAAAAATTGCAACGGTGTCTCAACTGATAGACACCATGGATCGCCATAACGTGGATATCTCCATTCTTTCAGGGTTTCCTTGGCGCAATCCCGAATACACAAAAAGAAACAATGATGCGCTACTTGAGGCGGTCACCGTCCACCCGAAACGGTTGCGGGGCCTGGCCTGTTTTGATCTGTCATGGAACGGTGCGGCAAAAGAGGCTGAACGCTGTATTGATGCAGGGCTTTCCGGTGTGGGAGAACTGGCCTTTTATCTGTCCGGCATTGATGATAGGGCTCTCCGGCTTCTGGAGCCTGTAATGGATGTACTCAAGCGCAAGGGTAATTTACCCTGTATGATCCATACCAATGAACCTTTGGGCCATTCCTATCCGGGAAAAACCCCTATTTCCCTTGAGCAGATTGACAACCTGGCCCGGGCGTTTTCAGACAACAAAATCATTCTTGCCCACTGGGGCGGCGGCATCTTTTTTTATCACATCATGAAAAAACAGATGAAAGAACGGCTTAAAAACATCTGGTATGATACGGCCGCGTCTGTTTTTCTTTATGGCCCGGAAATCTACGATATGGCCCTCAAGGCCGGAGTACTGGAAAAAGTTCTGTTCGGCACGGATTATCCCCTGCTTACCCCTGACAGGTATTATAGCGACATTGACCAGTCAGGGCTGACTTTAGAGCAGAAACGGATGGTGCTCGGAGAAAATGCCCGGGCCCTGTATTCAGGTTTATAA
- a CDS encoding bifunctional precorrin-2 dehydrogenase/sirohydrochlorin ferrochelatase, translating to MDYYPIFLDVKDRCCLVAGGGAVGTRKALGLARAGARVVVVSLGFSDELSNTPVSAITLKKKKFEDSDLDGMSLVFAATDNMQLNAKIRQAAQNKNILCNIADGQDKGDFILPAVVDRGDLLFAVSTCGASPALSKRLRMEIEARFGPEYGILAALLGRIRTILLERGHDPKGHRKIFCALLDADLAEKIAAGQTRQIDTVLAGVLGDGFSLERLMPDFGTREL from the coding sequence ATGGATTACTATCCGATTTTTTTAGATGTTAAAGACAGATGCTGCCTTGTGGCCGGCGGTGGGGCCGTGGGAACAAGAAAGGCGCTTGGCCTTGCCCGGGCAGGTGCCCGGGTTGTCGTGGTCAGCCTTGGCTTTTCAGATGAATTGTCAAATACCCCGGTTTCCGCCATTACGTTAAAGAAAAAAAAATTTGAAGATTCGGATCTGGACGGCATGAGCTTGGTTTTTGCCGCCACAGATAATATGCAGTTAAACGCCAAAATACGTCAGGCTGCCCAAAATAAAAATATATTGTGCAATATTGCTGACGGTCAGGATAAAGGGGATTTTATCCTGCCGGCAGTGGTGGACAGAGGCGATCTTTTATTTGCCGTCTCTACCTGCGGGGCAAGTCCGGCCCTTTCAAAGCGCCTGCGCATGGAGATTGAGGCTCGTTTCGGTCCTGAATATGGTATACTTGCAGCCCTTTTAGGCCGTATCAGAACCATTTTGCTGGAACGGGGGCATGATCCTAAGGGGCACCGCAAAATATTTTGTGCCCTGCTTGATGCCGATTTGGCTGAAAAAATTGCTGCAGGACAAACCCGGCAGATTGATACCGTACTTGCCGGCGTTTTAGGTGACGGCTTCAGCCTGGAAAGGCTTATGCCCGATTTCGGTACCAGGGAGTTGTGA
- the ccsA gene encoding cytochrome c biogenesis protein CcsA, which translates to MNIPFILLQCATFFYLISTAGYFCYLFYQKDRIQQTALGAVGIGAVVHLFAIVLQSAALGGLPIYTLGQSLSMAGLSLAAMFLYVQYRFHLKILGVYATAMITVLMLASIFLPEATQTPDKIYKGIFFFGHILLIFTGESMLALACGAGILYLLQEQGIKGKSPGFFFKRLPSLDFLDAVSYTCITTGFALLTFGLVTGFIYARSVWGSFWRWDVKEVFSLGAWLVYAVLLHLRLYSGWRGRNSAIMSVIGFIILIFTFLGVNSFLGGHHQGFTQ; encoded by the coding sequence ATGAATATTCCTTTTATCCTTTTGCAGTGTGCAACGTTTTTTTACCTGATCAGTACAGCCGGGTATTTTTGCTATCTGTTTTATCAAAAAGACCGGATCCAGCAGACCGCTTTAGGCGCTGTGGGTATCGGGGCCGTGGTTCATCTGTTTGCCATTGTTTTACAAAGCGCGGCACTTGGTGGGCTGCCCATCTATACCCTTGGCCAGAGCCTGTCCATGGCAGGCCTGTCCCTTGCTGCCATGTTTCTCTATGTGCAGTACCGATTTCATCTAAAAATTCTTGGTGTGTACGCCACGGCCATGATCACTGTCCTTATGCTCGCTTCCATTTTTTTGCCCGAGGCAACCCAAACCCCGGACAAGATTTATAAGGGAATTTTCTTTTTCGGGCACATTCTTCTTATTTTTACCGGGGAGTCCATGTTGGCCCTGGCTTGCGGTGCCGGTATCCTTTATCTGCTCCAGGAGCAGGGCATCAAGGGCAAAAGTCCGGGTTTCTTTTTCAAACGACTGCCGTCTTTGGATTTTTTGGATGCAGTGTCCTATACGTGTATTACCACAGGGTTTGCTCTGCTTACGTTTGGGCTTGTCACCGGCTTTATTTATGCCAGGTCCGTGTGGGGCAGTTTCTGGCGATGGGATGTAAAAGAGGTGTTTTCCCTGGGAGCCTGGCTGGTGTATGCGGTGCTCTTGCATCTGCGGCTTTATTCGGGGTGGCGGGGGCGCAATTCCGCAATTATGTCCGTGATTGGCTTTATTATACTAATTTTTACCTTCCTGGGGGTGAATTCCTTCCTTGGCGGGCATCACCAGGGGTTTACCCAATAG
- the hemA gene encoding glutamyl-tRNA reductase codes for MPKIILIGASHKTAPVELREKLAFSQEQIETALEFIKQDSGIKEGLVFSTCNRLEFLYIPIGRALEDKDGIDAVMQFISKLKQLPVSEFKSSLYIHRDDDAIRHLFCVAASLDSMVVGEPQILGQVKKAYKTAVSAGTTGVLLNRLMHKSFSVAKRVRKHTGIGDNAVSISYAAIELAHKIFADLATKSVMLIGAGEMAELAVEHLMTHQVKDIVVVNRTFKNALELARKFNGQAVQYEERESALADVDIIISSTGATDYVLTRDQVKGVMKKRQNNTLFFIDIAVPRDIDPRINKISNAYVYDIDDLRNIVETNMSRREQETVRAQRFVEEALLAFRRWLDELAVVPTIKAINRKMTDIVNLECEKTLAGLPHLSTDDAESIRRMTRAIASRAIHDPILFLRNTGDHRDDSFYLNVARQLFNLDIPEHNY; via the coding sequence ATGCCAAAGATAATTCTGATTGGTGCCAGTCATAAGACCGCGCCTGTGGAGCTCAGGGAAAAACTGGCTTTTTCCCAGGAACAGATTGAAACGGCCCTTGAATTTATAAAACAGGATTCGGGTATCAAGGAAGGCCTGGTTTTTTCCACCTGCAATCGTCTGGAATTTCTCTATATACCGATAGGCCGGGCGTTAGAAGACAAAGACGGAATTGATGCCGTTATGCAATTTATCTCTAAACTGAAACAATTACCTGTTTCTGAATTCAAGTCATCCTTGTACATCCACAGGGATGATGATGCTATCCGCCATCTGTTCTGCGTGGCTGCAAGTCTTGATTCCATGGTGGTGGGAGAACCCCAGATTCTAGGGCAGGTAAAAAAGGCTTATAAAACCGCTGTGAGTGCCGGTACCACAGGGGTCCTGCTCAACCGTCTGATGCACAAATCCTTTTCCGTGGCAAAACGGGTGAGAAAACATACCGGCATTGGTGATAACGCCGTCTCTATTTCCTATGCCGCCATTGAGCTTGCCCATAAAATTTTTGCCGATCTTGCCACCAAAAGCGTTATGCTCATCGGGGCCGGAGAGATGGCGGAACTGGCTGTTGAACACCTTATGACCCACCAGGTGAAAGATATTGTGGTGGTTAACCGCACATTTAAAAACGCCCTGGAACTGGCCCGCAAGTTCAACGGCCAAGCTGTCCAGTATGAGGAACGGGAATCTGCACTGGCAGATGTGGATATCATTATCAGCTCCACCGGGGCCACGGATTATGTGTTAACCCGTGACCAAGTCAAGGGCGTCATGAAAAAAAGACAAAACAACACCTTGTTTTTTATTGATATTGCGGTGCCCAGGGATATTGATCCCCGGATCAATAAAATATCCAATGCCTATGTTTATGATATTGACGATTTGAGAAATATTGTTGAAACAAATATGAGCCGGCGGGAACAGGAAACCGTAAGGGCGCAACGGTTTGTGGAGGAAGCTTTGCTGGCGTTCCGCCGGTGGTTGGATGAACTGGCCGTGGTGCCTACCATCAAGGCCATCAATCGCAAAATGACTGATATTGTGAATCTGGAATGTGAGAAAACCCTGGCCGGGCTGCCCCATCTGTCAACGGATGATGCCGAATCCATCCGCAGGATGACAAGGGCTATTGCGTCCCGTGCCATCCATGATCCCATTTTATTTTTGCGTAACACCGGTGATCACCGGGACGATTCTTTCTATTTGAATGTGGCCCGGCAGTTGTTTAATCTGGACATTCCGGAGCACAACTATTGA
- the mrcB gene encoding penicillin-binding protein 1B: MKLLRRLIIFIFLCACMAFGGYAYLINHQVAKRFKERLWDVPAKVYARPMTLYPGLQLSAKSLGQELELLGYRRLETQEQLTVPGTYTRYHGRFVLNCRPFDFGTQRRPQRRTELTISGGRITRLKTGQRNADMAQLDPVLIGQFYPSSMEDRILLTTEDIPALLKKAIVAVEDKNFYSHYGIDFKSIFRAIVVNIRQGRFTQGASTLTQQLAKNFFLSPEKTLKRKLSEAFVAAAIERQFTKEEILEAYINEVYLGQDGARAIHGFGLGAQFYFGKSLEFLSPGEIALLVGMLKGPSVYNPRVHPDRAIARRNTVLGLMADQGLLSSAQLTKSLGRPLGVIPVPRQWRFPFYLDLVKRRLLEEYREEDLKTIGLRIFTPLDPLVQLAAEKGVADFMAGRNAKLEAGVVIAAGATNEIQALVGGKKPEYEGFNRALDAMRPIGSLVKPVVYLSALERPEKYTLVTRISDGPVSLTSGGRLWKPMNFDKKFHGELPLYQALVHSYNTSTVRLGMDIGLEAVFATMGQLGFKPAEPLVPAMLLGSFEMTPVQVAQVYHTLASGGFYTPSRAINAVYTPDGETLQRYPLRIAQHLDPGAVFLVDKTLQAVVRQGTGKSLSRWLSPDLGIAGKTGTTNDLRDTWFAGFSGNRLTVVWVGRDDNKSTGLTGASGAMQVFGRIMAQIPNTPLVLTPPENIEWAVINSQTGLRTHNNTPEALAVPFIRGSAPAVPDPDADVEPSTPAVPGPGKQPVQKKKPRYLIDWLKDVFK; encoded by the coding sequence ATGAAACTATTAAGACGGTTGATCATTTTTATATTTTTATGTGCCTGCATGGCCTTTGGGGGCTATGCTTATTTGATCAACCATCAGGTGGCCAAGCGGTTCAAGGAACGGTTGTGGGATGTGCCGGCCAAAGTATATGCGCGCCCCATGACCCTTTATCCGGGGTTGCAACTGTCCGCTAAATCCCTTGGGCAGGAATTGGAATTACTGGGATACCGCAGGCTTGAAACCCAGGAGCAGCTGACTGTGCCGGGCACTTACACCCGGTACCATGGCCGGTTTGTTCTCAATTGCCGGCCATTTGATTTTGGTACACAGCGCCGGCCCCAGCGCCGCACAGAGCTGACTATATCCGGCGGCCGCATCACCCGGCTTAAAACCGGGCAGCGCAATGCTGACATGGCACAGTTGGACCCGGTGCTGATCGGGCAGTTCTATCCTTCTTCCATGGAAGACCGTATCCTTCTAACCACTGAAGATATTCCGGCATTACTTAAAAAGGCCATTGTTGCCGTGGAGGATAAAAATTTTTATTCCCATTACGGCATTGATTTTAAATCCATTTTCCGGGCCATTGTGGTTAATATCCGCCAGGGCCGGTTTACCCAAGGCGCCAGTACCCTGACCCAGCAACTGGCAAAGAATTTTTTCCTTTCTCCTGAAAAAACGCTTAAACGAAAGCTCAGCGAAGCTTTTGTCGCGGCAGCCATTGAACGTCAATTTACCAAGGAGGAAATTCTTGAAGCCTATATTAACGAAGTTTATTTAGGACAGGACGGCGCCAGGGCCATACACGGGTTTGGTTTAGGGGCTCAGTTTTATTTCGGCAAGTCTCTGGAGTTTCTTTCCCCAGGAGAGATCGCTCTTTTAGTGGGCATGCTTAAAGGGCCATCCGTATACAATCCAAGGGTTCATCCGGACCGGGCCATAGCCCGGCGAAACACTGTTCTTGGCCTTATGGCAGACCAGGGGCTGCTTTCATCCGCACAGCTGACAAAATCACTTGGCCGTCCCCTTGGCGTTATTCCGGTACCCCGGCAATGGCGGTTCCCTTTTTACCTGGATTTGGTTAAGCGCAGACTGCTCGAAGAATACCGTGAAGAAGATTTAAAAACCATAGGGCTGCGTATTTTTACCCCTTTGGATCCTTTGGTGCAGTTGGCTGCGGAAAAGGGGGTGGCGGATTTTATGGCGGGCAGAAATGCAAAGCTTGAGGCCGGTGTGGTGATCGCGGCCGGTGCCACCAATGAAATTCAGGCCCTGGTAGGGGGAAAAAAACCTGAATATGAAGGGTTTAACCGCGCCTTGGATGCAATGCGTCCCATTGGCTCTCTAGTGAAACCTGTGGTGTACCTTTCGGCCCTGGAGCGGCCTGAAAAATATACCTTGGTGACCCGGATCAGTGACGGGCCTGTATCATTGACGAGTGGCGGCCGTCTTTGGAAACCCATGAATTTTGATAAAAAATTTCATGGGGAACTGCCCTTGTACCAGGCCCTGGTTCACTCCTATAATACGTCAACGGTCAGGCTTGGCATGGATATTGGTTTGGAAGCTGTTTTTGCAACCATGGGGCAGTTGGGGTTTAAACCCGCTGAACCGCTCGTACCTGCAATGCTTTTGGGCAGTTTTGAGATGACACCTGTCCAGGTTGCCCAAGTCTACCACACCCTGGCTTCGGGAGGATTCTATACCCCATCACGGGCAATAAACGCCGTTTATACCCCTGACGGGGAAACACTCCAGCGTTATCCTTTACGCATTGCACAACATCTTGATCCGGGCGCCGTATTTCTGGTGGACAAAACGCTTCAGGCTGTGGTCCGCCAAGGTACCGGGAAATCTTTGTCCAGATGGCTTTCCCCGGATCTGGGCATTGCCGGAAAGACCGGAACCACAAATGATCTGCGGGATACCTGGTTTGCCGGATTTTCCGGAAATCGCCTAACCGTGGTTTGGGTGGGCAGGGATGACAACAAGTCCACAGGGCTCACCGGGGCTTCCGGTGCCATGCAGGTTTTTGGCCGGATTATGGCCCAGATCCCCAATACGCCCCTGGTCTTGACGCCACCGGAAAATATTGAATGGGCGGTGATCAATTCCCAGACCGGGCTTCGTACGCATAATAATACACCAGAAGCCCTTGCCGTGCCTTTTATCCGCGGGTCTGCCCCTGCCGTTCCCGATCCTGATGCTGACGTCGAACCTTCAACTCCGGCAGTCCCCGGACCCGGCAAGCAACCGGTGCAGAAAAAAAAGCCGCGATATCTTATTGATTGGCTCAAGGACGTATTCAAATGA
- a CDS encoding Hsp70 family protein encodes MSPTFGIDFGTSNSALAASVDNQVQLLDIDPGNPLSNSLKSILYFIKEEGQNLSFVGYEGVKQYIDNGAEGRYMQSIKSFLSDISFQKTSVYGKNYTIEELIGYLLKTMKERGERIIGRDVDTVVLGRPVIFSTDEERERTATQRLIKAAQLAGFKEISLQMEPVAAARAYENSLPENREQIVLVGDFGAGSSDFTVLRVGNPPHAGDREQDILSVGGLYIGGDNFDSLIMRHKVAKHYGTDVKVKSMFSDNLTGLSPLVLSHLMQWHRIPWLRRPQTLGSIKELKVCAGLRDKRLLENLERLISDNYGYLLFRSIESAKCRLSDHDDATVSFKDYGIAIEELVTRTAFEEMIQDLVEKIDACVTDTLANAGIGSEQINAVFLTGGSSYIPLIRAIFESRLGADKIKTSDAFTSVAYGLGLEANLIN; translated from the coding sequence ATGTCCCCAACATTTGGCATTGATTTTGGCACCTCCAACTCTGCGTTGGCCGCAAGTGTTGACAACCAGGTACAACTTCTGGATATTGACCCGGGTAATCCCCTTTCAAATTCTTTGAAATCCATTCTTTATTTTATAAAGGAAGAGGGACAAAATTTGTCCTTTGTGGGCTATGAAGGGGTTAAGCAATATATCGACAACGGTGCCGAAGGCCGGTACATGCAATCGATAAAATCTTTCTTATCGGACATTTCTTTTCAAAAGACAAGTGTCTACGGTAAAAATTACACCATAGAAGAGCTGATCGGTTATCTGCTTAAGACCATGAAGGAGCGGGGGGAGAGAATTATTGGCCGGGATGTGGACACGGTTGTACTTGGCCGTCCGGTTATTTTCTCAACGGACGAAGAACGGGAACGCACCGCAACCCAGCGGCTGATAAAAGCAGCCCAACTTGCCGGGTTCAAGGAAATTTCATTGCAGATGGAGCCCGTGGCCGCTGCCCGGGCCTATGAGAACAGCCTGCCGGAAAACCGGGAACAGATTGTGCTGGTGGGCGACTTTGGTGCCGGTAGTTCCGATTTCACCGTGCTCAGGGTGGGTAATCCGCCACATGCCGGGGACAGGGAACAGGACATCCTTTCCGTTGGCGGGCTTTATATTGGCGGGGATAATTTTGACTCCCTGATCATGCGCCACAAGGTGGCAAAGCACTATGGCACGGATGTTAAAGTCAAATCCATGTTCAGTGATAATCTTACGGGATTGTCCCCCTTAGTCCTGAGCCATCTGATGCAATGGCACCGCATTCCCTGGCTTCGGCGTCCCCAAACCCTTGGGAGTATCAAGGAACTTAAAGTCTGTGCCGGGCTCAGGGACAAGCGCTTGCTGGAAAATTTGGAACGGCTGATCAGCGATAACTATGGCTATTTATTATTCCGGTCCATTGAATCAGCCAAGTGCCGTTTGTCCGACCATGACGACGCAACCGTAAGTTTTAAGGATTACGGTATCGCCATCGAAGAGCTTGTTACACGAACAGCCTTTGAAGAGATGATCCAGGACCTGGTTGAAAAAATAGACGCCTGCGTGACGGATACCCTTGCCAATGCCGGAATCGGATCTGAACAGATCAATGCCGTGTTTCTGACCGGCGGTTCTTCCTATATCCCGCTGATCAGGGCCATATTTGAGTCCCGTTTGGGTGCAGATAAGATTAAAACATCCGACGCATTCACCAGTGTAGCCTACGGGCTTGGGCTTGAAGCAAATTTGATAAACTAA
- a CDS encoding ABC transporter ATP-binding protein: MENELIIDSVSKTNTTGSYILNNINLALPRGSRLSVLGPSGCGKTTLLRMIAGLDTPNSGDILFNGVSILDLPPYKRNFGMMFQDYALFPHLNVFANIAFGLKMKHMPRRAQAPIVAEMLALTNLEGFENRKVDELSGGERQRVALARTLAPNPRLLMLDEPLSALDRVLRKHLLDQLTQIFSRLHITTIFVTHDHKEAFAAGSQIILMNHGKIVQQGSPDNLIHHPVNDWVKSFMA, from the coding sequence ATGGAAAATGAGCTCATCATAGACAGCGTAAGCAAAACCAATACAACAGGCAGCTATATTCTAAACAACATTAACCTTGCTCTGCCCCGGGGCAGCCGGCTGTCTGTGCTTGGTCCTTCGGGCTGCGGAAAAACCACGCTGTTACGTATGATTGCAGGGCTTGATACGCCGAACTCAGGCGATATCCTCTTCAACGGCGTGTCCATCCTGGATCTGCCCCCATACAAGCGTAATTTCGGCATGATGTTCCAGGACTATGCCCTGTTTCCCCACCTGAATGTATTTGCCAACATTGCCTTTGGCTTGAAAATGAAGCACATGCCCAGACGGGCACAGGCCCCAATTGTGGCAGAAATGCTGGCGCTGACCAATCTTGAAGGATTTGAAAACAGAAAGGTAGATGAACTGTCCGGGGGCGAGCGCCAGCGGGTTGCCCTGGCAAGGACCCTTGCGCCGAACCCCAGACTGCTTATGCTGGACGAGCCCTTAAGCGCCCTGGACCGGGTCTTGCGAAAACACTTGTTAGATCAACTCACACAAATTTTCTCCCGCCTGCACATCACCACCATCTTTGTCACCCATGACCACAAAGAAGCCTTTGCCGCCGGATCACAGATCATCCTGATGAACCATGGCAAAATTGTCCAGCAGGGCAGCCCCGACAATCTTATTCATCATCCGGTCAACGACTGGGTCAAATCGTTCATGGCCTGA